The Vibrio rhizosphaerae genome contains the following window.
CCTCATTAACGTTGAAGCGCCTAGTCGCGATGATCCGCCAATATCCTCAGCATTCCAAACTGCCGTTAACGTTGTCGAATTTCTTAACCTTAAATTCTCACATCGACTTGAATGAGCTTTATAAGCGAGGGAGTTGGTCGCAGCTAGTTCAGCAAGCTAAAGATGAAATCAACGAAAATTCAGCTGATGAAGCTCTGCTGAAAATGCTTAGAAAGTCCATTCATAACCGAATTTTAACCTGCGATGATCATGCCTATTTGAGCTTCTTAAAACAGCTTTGCCAAAATAACTTTATTGTTGAAAATTCTAGTCAACGTCATGCCTTGATGTGTCATTACGATTTCTGGCAAAAAACGGGACCTGAATGTGGATTCGATTCCATTGAGCAGAGCTTAGCAAAACTAAATTCTGGCGAGTTAAAAGCAGAATTATTCGATGTTTTAAACTGGCAACTCGCTCAAACCAAGCATGAACAACCCAAAATGCAGGCTTTGCCTGAGGTTTCACTGAGGCTGCATGCACTTTATGCGCGTGAGCAAATATTGGTGGCATTTGGTGCGACCACGTTTGAGCGCCAACCGCCAGCACGCGAAGGTGTGTTTGTGCTGAAAGATCAAAATATTGAACTGATGTTTGTCACCTTGGACAAAAACGAAAAGCAATTTTCGCCAACCACCATGTATCACGATTACGCGATAAACGAACACCTCTTTCATTGGCAGTCGCAAAATAGTGCACGACCCGACAAGGGGCGTGGTTTGGAATACATCCAGCATCAAAAAATGGGCAAGCGACTGTTTTTATTTGTGCGTGAACAAAGCAAAGATGAATATGGCCGCACTATGAGTTTTGTGAATTATGGTGAAGTTGACTATGTGTCGCATGCAGGGTCACAACCAATGAGCATTACTTGGCAGTTAAAAGAGCCTATGCCCCACTTTATGTGGCAACAAGCCGCGAAGTTGGCAGTGGGTTAACTATCATGATGACTTCATTCAGCATCGACAAGGTTTACCCGCTTTGGCGCTTTAGCTTAGTAGAAAAAACCGAGCAAGATGCTGCGACCAGTCAACAACGTGGTCATTTCCCTCTCATGTGGTTAGCAAATTTTACCGTATTAAGAAAACGCTTCGAGCAAGGCTTACAAGTCATTTGTGCTGCACCACATAGGCCAAGAGCCGGATATTGTGTTGGAAGTGACACTGCCTAAAAGCGCCGATTTAACAAAAGCAGACGCAGGCTCACCAGAAGAAAAGCAGTTTATTTGGCTGTTTGATGCTAAATACCGCATTAAAACCGAGAAAAAAGGCTTTGATGATAGCAGCGAAGATTTTGAAAGTACGGATTACGTACCAGACGATGCCATTAACCAAATGCACCGTTATCGGGACGCACTGATTCGTTTATCAGAACCTCACGGACCTAAATCACCATCAAGCGGAAATGCTGGCCAATCGCCTAAGAAAAGCCGTCCTGTTTTTGGTGCGTTTGCTTTATACCCAGGCTTTTTTGATCAAGCCACAAAAACCAACCCCTACGAAGCCACAATAGAAGAAGTGGGTATTGGCGCGTTTGCACTCTTGCCTAGCCAAAACGAACTTAGTCAAACTGGTCCTATTCAGACTAAGAGCAGTTATTCCGGCCATCAATGGTTGCTAGAGTTTTTGCAAACGCAAATTGGCACAGCACCGAATGCACAAACAGGGCAAGGCAATGAGGCCATGTATCCTGTGGCTGGCATGGCGGAAAGGCTCTACGTACAAGAAGCCGCACGCATACCTTATTACGGCATGCGCCAAGTGCTGTATCCTGATTTGACGATGACAGTGGCATTGGGTGGGCAACGTGGCCGTGATAATGTCTACTTTGAACAATTTGAGCAAAGCACAGCGCAGTGGTATCACCTGCCGCAAAGCACGTTTTTGCAGAAATTTAATCAGCATATTGCCGAGGAAATTCGGCTATTTAGCGTTGGCGTCTACCTCAGACACTCAAAGTTCAACCAAGCAAATTGACAAACTTTGGCCGGTTAAACGAGTCACAGTGTTACCACGCTACGCCATTACTGAAGATCAATCGGGTAAGAAGTCAGGTTCTGCTGATTTGTATTATTTATTTGAGCTCGGCAAACCACTGTCACTGCAAACGCCAGTGACCAACGTGCCGCATCGCCCAATGAAAAACTCGATGAAACTCACAACCTTAACTCGCCTAGAGAGCGTCACTAAGTTTATCGAGGTTGAAAAAGTGTACGAAGCGGCAATGGTGTGAGCGAGTGTTATTAATTATGCAGAAGGTGAAATGAATGAACAGGGTACTTACCCAGAGTCATTTGTTTTCGTTTGCCATTTCCACTATATCGAAGGGCCCAATAGGGCGCTCCCGAGTCTGGAACGACAAAGTAGAGCCCTTTTCCGTCGGACTTTCTAATTGGTTCACCTGATTTTGCAAGTGCGGCCACCTGCTTTGCTGTCATAGATGCCACATGACCTCCAAATACTCACCATTTGATGCAAGTATAACGAGGCATTACTCACCAGTTAACTCACCGCTTGGATGAAACAGATTGAAACGTACAAGAACAGAGTGAAAATAAAAAGCCCTGATAAATCAGGGCTTTGATAACTATTAGAAAGATTTGGAAAACAAGAGAAAATTATTCAATATTCTGAATCTGCTCTCTCATTTGTTCAATCAAGACTTTCAGTTCGACGCCGGAGGCGGTGACTTCGGTATTGATTGATTTTGAGGCCAACGTGTTTGATTCACGGTTGAACTCTTGCATCATGAAATCCAGACGCCGGCCACAGGAGCCGCCTTTTTTGAGGATGTTTTTGGTCTCTTTGACGTGAGAATCGAGGCGGTCCAGTTCTTCGGCAACGTCGGATTTCTGGGCCATGAGGACCAGCTCCTGCTCGATACGGCCGGGGTCGAGTTCGACGTTGGCTTCTTCAAACTTACTGAGCAGGCGCTCCCGTTGCCATTCAATCACTTCAGGCATGTGCGCCCGGACTTTATTGACTTCTTGTGTGATGGCATCCAGACGTTGTTCGATCAGCGCTTTCATATTTTCGCCTTCACGGCCGCGGGACTCGATAAACTCGGTTAAAGCGCCGTCAAACTCATCGAGTAGCGCGGTATTGATCGTGTCCATATCGTGTTCAGGTGTTTCCATGACGCCCGGCCATTGCATCACCTGAAATGGATTGATACGGCTTAACTCTCCGGTCATGTGCATCACTTGATTGGCTGCATCGATCACCTGTTTGGCGAGTGCTTCGTTAATTGTCAGCTCGTTTGCTGCCGAAGGATTGGCCTCAAATCGCAAATGACATTCGACTTTGCCTCGGGCCAGACGCTTACGAAAGCGCTCACGCAGGATCGGTTCCAGGCTGCGGAATTGTTCAGGAAGTCGGAAATAGGTTTCGAGATAGCGTTGATTGACGGAGCGGATTTCCCATACGGCGGTACCCCAGTCAGCTTTGACCTCTTTGCGCGCGTATGCGGTCATACTATAAATCATCAAATTTTCCTTAAGTCTTGAAGATTTGGACTTGATATTGGTTTTATCTTAACACAATTCTGTGGTGTAAGACGTGCGTTGGTAGTGAATCCGGCGGATTGTTTGCTTGCCATTTCTATTGATGTCATTCGTACCATGTAGCTGGTTGTTGATGGTGGTTTGCTGAGCGGATTTCCGCTATAATCTGCGGCCAATTTCATCACTCATCCAAGACAACAACAGGTAGATACCTTATGCGTCCAAACAACCGTGCTGCGGATCAAGTTCGTCCGATTCAAATTACTCGCCATTATACCGCTTATGCCGAAGGCTCGGTGTTGGTTGAGTTCGGCAATACCAAGGTGTTGTGTAATGCCAGTGTAGAAGAAAATGTGCCGCGTTGGTTGAAAGGTCAGGGCAAAGGTTGGGTGACCGCTGAATATGGCATGTTACCACGTGCAACGCATTCGCGTACCCGCCGGGAAGCGGCCAGTGGCAAGCAAGGTGGCCGTACCATGGAAATTCAGCGACTGATTGCCCGGAGTCTGCGTGCTGTGGTTGATCTGGAAGCGATGGGGGAAATCATGATCACGGTTGATTGTGATGTGATTCAGGCGGACGGTGGTACCCGGACGGCATCGATTACCGGTGCCAGTGTTGCGATGGCGGATGCGTTCCAGTCTTTGGTTGAATCCGGCAAGCTGAAAAAGAACCCGATGAAAGGTCACGTGGCCGCTGTTTCTGTCGGGATCCTCGGTGATGATGTGTTGTGTGATTTGGAATATGTCGAAGATTCGGCAGCCGATACCGACATGAATGTGGTGATGACCGAAGCCGGCAAAATGATTGAGATTCAGGGGACGGCGGAAGGTGAACCGTTCAGCCATGAACAGTTACTGGATCTATTGGCTGTCGCCAAAAAAGGGATCACGGATATTGTTGCCGTACAGAAAGCAGCTTTAGCCGATTAATCGTAGAAAATAGCGCCGTGTCGGCGCTATTTTTTTACGGCTTATTTTTCCACAGACCATGTCTTGGTGAACATATTTTTAGCGGTCGTGGTGGATGCGATGCGATCGCCGACAGTCAGCAGCAAAAGAGCAACGAAAACGGAAAAGAGAGAAAGTCATGAAAGCGTACCAGCGTGAATTTATTGAATTTGCCCTTGAAAAAGAAGTTTTGAAATTTGGTGAGTTTACTTTGAAGTCCGGCCGGAAAAGTCCTTATTTTTTCAATGCCGGTCTGTTTAATACCGGGCGGGATTTGGCGCGGTTGGGGCGTTTTTATGCAGCAGCATTGGTCGATTCCGGGATCGATTTCGATGTGTTGTTTGGCCCGGCCTATAAAGGGATTCCGATTGCGACTACAACTGCGGTGGCGTTGGCCGATCATCATGATGTCGATACGCCATACTGTTTTAACCGTAAAGAAGCCAAAGACCACGGTGAGGGCGGCCATTTAGTCGGCAGTGCACTTGAAGGCAAAATTATGCTGGTGGATGATGTGATTACTGCCGGGACTGCGATTCGCGAGTCAATGGCAATTATCCAAGCTAACGGTGCAGCATTGGCCGGGGTTTTAGTCGCCATTGATCGTCAGGAAAAAGGTACCGGAGAGTTGTCTGCGATTCAGGAAGTCGAAAAAGACTTCGGGTGTGCTGTGATTTCGATTGTCGGCCTGACTGACTTAATTACTTACCTTGAAGAACAAGGGAATAGCGACGAACATCTGGCAGCGGTGAAAGCGTATCGTGACCAGTACGGTGTGGTTTAAATCGTCGCGGATGAACAATGATTGATTACTAAAAGACTCAGCCACTGGCTGAGTCTTTTTTATCGTTTCTAAACTACCGTCGTTGGCGATTGTGATGATTGGTTATTGATAGATCTTTTTGCCGTCACGCTGCGTTTGGAGCAAAAATAAGTTCCACATGTATTGTTCCGGATGTGGGGTAACTAAATCTTCAATCGCTTGATTCATTGCCCGGGCATCTTGCATTTCATCACCGGTCGGGAAGTTTTCAATTGCCGGCAAAATGTACACTTCATATTTTGATGTTTTATCGTTGTAAGCAGGCAGAACGGGGATGACTTTGGCTTTGGATAAGCGCGCCATTTTACCGAAGCCTTTCAGCGTAGCTTTTTCGGTGGCGAAGAATGGCACAAATACAGAATTCTGAGGGCCATGATCTTCGTCGGGAAGCCAGTAGCCGATGTAACCATCTTTGATGGAACGAACAAACGGCTTTACACCTGCATCTCGTGCGAAAATACGACCCCCATACTGCATGCGCTGCACATGCATCAGCCAGTCACCAATCGGATTACGTTGTGGTTTCATAATGGTTGTGACTTTATAACCGCGAGCTGCCAGCATGACCGCCGGGTAATCGACTGCCCAGGCATGGGGGGCGAGAATGATGACTTTCTCTCCGGCATCTAATAACGGTAGCAGGTTTTCCTCGCCAATCAGTTCTCCCCGCTGTTGATTATGCCGGGTTGAGCGGACTAAAAACTCAGCGTAACCCAGCATATATTGGGCGGCTTTGACAAAAGTTTCATGGAGAATTTGCTCGCGTTCGGCTTCGCTCTTTTCGGGAAAACAGTACGCAAGGTTGGTCCGGGCGCGACGCACGACGCGGCCATTTTTATTGACGATCGGTTTCGCTATTTTGCGAGCAAGGCCATCCCGCCATTTGGGGGGGATAAAAGCAAACAGCGCGGCAACTAAGATACCCAGCCAAGTTCCCCAGTGGCGAGGATGCAAAAAAGACCACTGAAACGTCGGGTTATAGAGGGAATCGTCAATACTGTTTTGACGCGGACTATTTTGACGAGCATTGTCTGGCGTTGAACTCATGAATGGATGATCCTGGTGTTTATTGATATCGAGTGTGGCTGGTTCCGTCAGGCAGCGACTTAAATCGTTTGTGGAGCCACATCCATTGTGCCGGTGCGCGCATAATCACCATTTCAAGATAGTGATTGAGATAGGCAGCCGCAGCGGTCATATCTTTTTGCGGATATTGATCTTCAATCGAAATATCAGCCATGATTTCGTAGGTTCCCTGAGCGGTTCGGAATCCGGACACGGGGACAATGGCACACTTACTGGGGTAGGCAATCAGGCTGGTGCCGGTTGTGGTACAGGCATCATCAACGCCGAAAAAGGGCACAAAAACGGATTTATTATGGCCATAGTCTTGATCCGGCAGATAAAACAGCCGTTCGCCTTTGCGTAACACGCGAATCATTTGTTTTAAGTCACGTCGGTAGACCAGTTTGTTGCCGTTTCGGGTTCGGCCGCGATACTGGATAAATTCATAAGCAGGATTGCTGTGTGGGCGGTAAACACCATAGCCGGGTAAACCAAGTACCGCGAAGCCGCGGGCACAGATTTCCAGATTCAGCGCGTGAACGGCACATAACAGTGCTCCTTTATTATTTTCAGCATGTTTGCGCAGGGCGCTGATATCTTTTTCGACCAGAATGCGACGAAAGCGCCAGGTCGGCCAGAACCAAGTGATCCCTGATTCAATTAAAGCTGCACCGGTGTTTTTG
Protein-coding sequences here:
- the pyrE gene encoding orotate phosphoribosyltransferase, encoding MKAYQREFIEFALEKEVLKFGEFTLKSGRKSPYFFNAGLFNTGRDLARLGRFYAAALVDSGIDFDVLFGPAYKGIPIATTTAVALADHHDVDTPYCFNRKEAKDHGEGGHLVGSALEGKIMLVDDVITAGTAIRESMAIIQANGAALAGVLVAIDRQEKGTGELSAIQEVEKDFGCAVISIVGLTDLITYLEEQGNSDEHLAAVKAYRDQYGVV
- the rph gene encoding ribonuclease PH, which produces MRPNNRAADQVRPIQITRHYTAYAEGSVLVEFGNTKVLCNASVEENVPRWLKGQGKGWVTAEYGMLPRATHSRTRREAASGKQGGRTMEIQRLIARSLRAVVDLEAMGEIMITVDCDVIQADGGTRTASITGASVAMADAFQSLVESGKLKKNPMKGHVAAVSVGILGDDVLCDLEYVEDSAADTDMNVVMTEAGKMIEIQGTAEGEPFSHEQLLDLLAVAKKGITDIVAVQKAALAD
- the lpxL gene encoding LpxL/LpxP family Kdo(2)-lipid IV(A) lauroyl/palmitoleoyl acyltransferase → MNDYKIGKPAFSVALLHPKYWGVWFGFGLLAALVNLLPYSVSLSLGRSLGKIGMKFGKKRVHIARTNLQLAFPEMSSDAIEAMVVENFKNTGAALIESGITWFWPTWRFRRILVEKDISALRKHAENNKGALLCAVHALNLEICARGFAVLGLPGYGVYRPHSNPAYEFIQYRGRTRNGNKLVYRRDLKQMIRVLRKGERLFYLPDQDYGHNKSVFVPFFGVDDACTTTGTSLIAYPSKCAIVPVSGFRTAQGTYEIMADISIEDQYPQKDMTAAAAYLNHYLEMVIMRAPAQWMWLHKRFKSLPDGTSHTRYQ
- a CDS encoding Arm DNA-binding domain-containing protein codes for the protein MTAKQVAALAKSGEPIRKSDGKGLYFVVPDSGAPYWALRYSGNGKRKQMTLGKYPVHSFHLLHN
- a CDS encoding nuclease domain-containing protein, translated to MTLPKSADLTKADAGSPEEKQFIWLFDAKYRIKTEKKGFDDSSEDFESTDYVPDDAINQMHRYRDALIRLSEPHGPKSPSSGNAGQSPKKSRPVFGAFALYPGFFDQATKTNPYEATIEEVGIGAFALLPSQNELSQTGPIQTKSSYSGHQWLLEFLQTQIGTAPNAQTGQGNEAMYPVAGMAERLYVQEAARIPYYGMRQVLYPDLTMTVALGGQRGRDNVYFEQFEQSTAQWYHLPQSTFLQKFNQHIAEEIRLFSVGVYLRHSKFNQAN
- a CDS encoding YicC/YloC family endoribonuclease, whose translation is MIYSMTAYARKEVKADWGTAVWEIRSVNQRYLETYFRLPEQFRSLEPILRERFRKRLARGKVECHLRFEANPSAANELTINEALAKQVIDAANQVMHMTGELSRINPFQVMQWPGVMETPEHDMDTINTALLDEFDGALTEFIESRGREGENMKALIEQRLDAITQEVNKVRAHMPEVIEWQRERLLSKFEEANVELDPGRIEQELVLMAQKSDVAEELDRLDSHVKETKNILKKGGSCGRRLDFMMQEFNRESNTLASKSINTEVTASGVELKVLIEQMREQIQNIE
- a CDS encoding DUF2357 domain-containing protein, coding for MMTSFSIDKVYPLWRFSLVEKTEQDAATSQQRGHFPLMWLANFTVLRKRFEQGLQVICAAPHRPRAGYCVGSDTA